The region ATATAATGAATAACCAACAACCAACACCTGTAATTTGGTTAGGCTCAACTAGAAAGACAGTGCAGGATTTTCCCCTTCCAGTACGTCAAGCAGTTGGTTTTGCTCTTTTCCAAGCACAATTAGGTGGCAAGCACATACATACTAAACCCCTGAAAGGCTTTGCTGGTACAGGTGTTTTAGAGATTGTCGAAAGGTACGATGGCGATACTTATCGGGCTGTATATACCGTTAAGTTTGTAAATGTGATTTATGTACTTCATTCTTTTCAAAAAAAGTCTAAAACAGGGATTAAAACTCCTAAACCAGACCTTGACCTGATTAAAAAACGATTACAGCAAGCACAATTAGATTATCAACAGCTAAATAGTTAATCGGAAATGAAATTATGATTGAAACTCATTCCTCTCAAAGAGAACAAGGCAGCGACAATATTTTTGCTGATTTGAACATTCCTGAACCATCTCTCTATTTAGCTAAAGCCCAGTTAGCTCATGAAATATCTACTATTCTTCAACAACGAAATTTAACTCAAGTTGAAGCTGCCAAAATACTCGGTATCAATCAACCCAAAATCTCAGCCCTCTCTAAAGGTAATCTTGATGGTTTTTCGAGCGATCGCCTTTTTAAGTTTCTTAATCTTTTAAATCATG is a window of Pleurocapsa minor HA4230-MV1 DNA encoding:
- a CDS encoding type II toxin-antitoxin system RelE/ParE family toxin, with the translated sequence MNNQQPTPVIWLGSTRKTVQDFPLPVRQAVGFALFQAQLGGKHIHTKPLKGFAGTGVLEIVERYDGDTYRAVYTVKFVNVIYVLHSFQKKSKTGIKTPKPDLDLIKKRLQQAQLDYQQLNS
- a CDS encoding helix-turn-helix domain-containing protein; this encodes MIETHSSQREQGSDNIFADLNIPEPSLYLAKAQLAHEISTILQQRNLTQVEAAKILGINQPKISALSKGNLDGFSSDRLFKFLNLLNHDIEITIHPTTNPNQQAGISVHTT